From the Methanobacterium spitsbergense genome, one window contains:
- the ade gene encoding adenine deaminase, with translation MERISGNLLNVSTEEIYGAEISIENGIVKCVKTVDEDFKSLILPGFIDSHIHIESSMLTPSRFAEAVVPYGTTSVVSDPHEIANVMGIKGINYMLNDASSVPLKMFLTAPSCVPATLFETSGAVISTEEIELLLKNDNVVALGEMMNFPGVLEDNPEVINKLEVAKKLKKPIDGHAPLLSGPELCKYIISGISTDHECTNVDEVAEKRRLGMKIMLREGSSAKNLKDLATAGGDFIVSDDKHPEDLLNGHINEMIKRAIEYGIDPIDAIKMVTINPAEHYKLNNGNLIPGKAADMILVDSIEELNIEKVIIDGKLVAKDGKPHFNVKPIEIPSTFKLKPKNSSDFNIMGKGSSETVRVMEVLEGQLITEEFLANLKIIDGKLETNVDKDILKIAVVERYGHERVFNAFIKGFGIKEGAIASSVAHDSHNIITVGTNSQYMAKTVNTVLKNKGGLAAVSKEGIYSLELPVAGLMSYKNVRDVSSDLMILHHAVKNMGSKLQSPFMSLSFMALLVIPKLKISDIGLFDVEKFDFIDLIQK, from the coding sequence CTGTTGATGAGGATTTTAAGAGTTTAATTTTACCGGGTTTTATTGATTCACATATACACATAGAAAGTTCTATGTTAACACCTTCAAGATTTGCAGAAGCAGTAGTTCCATATGGAACAACATCTGTTGTATCTGATCCCCATGAAATAGCTAATGTAATGGGGATTAAGGGCATAAATTACATGTTAAATGATGCTTCTTCTGTTCCACTTAAAATGTTCTTAACTGCACCTTCCTGTGTTCCCGCAACATTGTTTGAAACATCTGGAGCAGTGATTTCTACAGAAGAAATAGAATTATTACTTAAAAATGATAATGTAGTTGCACTTGGAGAGATGATGAACTTTCCAGGAGTATTAGAAGATAATCCTGAAGTAATAAATAAATTAGAAGTTGCAAAAAAATTAAAAAAGCCCATTGATGGCCATGCCCCACTTTTATCAGGCCCTGAACTCTGTAAATATATTATTTCAGGAATATCAACAGACCATGAATGTACTAATGTTGATGAAGTAGCTGAAAAAAGAAGACTTGGCATGAAAATAATGCTTAGGGAAGGTTCTTCAGCCAAGAATCTTAAAGATCTTGCTACTGCAGGGGGAGATTTTATTGTTTCTGATGATAAACATCCTGAAGACCTTTTAAATGGACATATAAATGAAATGATCAAAAGAGCTATTGAATATGGGATAGATCCCATTGATGCTATTAAAATGGTGACAATCAATCCTGCAGAGCATTATAAATTAAACAACGGAAATTTAATTCCGGGAAAAGCTGCAGACATGATTTTAGTAGATAGTATTGAAGAATTGAATATAGAAAAGGTTATTATAGATGGAAAACTGGTTGCAAAGGATGGAAAACCTCATTTTAATGTGAAACCAATTGAAATTCCAAGCACGTTTAAATTAAAACCAAAAAATTCTTCAGACTTTAATATTATGGGTAAAGGATCTAGTGAAACTGTGAGGGTTATGGAAGTTCTCGAGGGCCAGCTAATTACCGAAGAATTTTTAGCTAATTTAAAAATAATAGATGGAAAATTAGAAACAAATGTTGATAAGGATATACTAAAAATTGCAGTTGTAGAACGTTATGGTCATGAACGGGTTTTTAATGCATTTATAAAGGGTTTTGGTATTAAAGAAGGTGCTATTGCATCAAGTGTTGCCCATGATTCACACAATATTATAACTGTAGGAACAAACAGCCAGTATATGGCAAAAACTGTTAATACTGTCCTTAAAAATAAAGGAGGGCTAGCAGCAGTTTCAAAGGAGGGGATTTATTCATTGGAACTTCCTGTAGCAGGATTAATGAGTTACAAAAATGTTAGAGATGTTTCATCAGATTTGATGATATTGCATCATGCCGTTAAAAATATGGGCTCAAAACTACAATCTCCATTCATGTCGTTATCTTTTATGGCACTACTTGTAATTCCAAAACTTAAAATAAGTGATATTGGTCTTTTTGATGTTGAAAAGTTTGATTTTATTGATCTGATCCAGAAATAA